The Corynebacterium auriscanis genome includes the window ACTCATTGTGGTTTTCTTGGTTGCGCTATCCGGGCGGCGCGTATTGTGGTTGAGTTCTATTGTTATCGCACTAGTAGCCGGCATCGGCACATGGCTTTTCGGTGGTTCAGGCACCGTACACATTGGAGCCTCGGGCGTTATCTTCGGCTGGCTGACTTTTTTGATTGTGCGGGGATTGTTCACACGGCAATTGCTGCAAATTCTGCTGGGCGGGGTTGTGCTGTTTTCCTATGGTTCCGTGTTGTGGGGAGTATTGCCCACCACCCCGGGAGTAAGCTGGCAAGGACATCTATTCGGAGCAATCGGTGGACTCGTTGCCGCTTGGCTCGTGGGTCGAAGGAATTTGATGGCGGGGATGAGGGTGGCGTCGGTATAAAAAATGGTCGGCCACGTTGCACCGGCAATATATCGGCGAGTGATGTGGACCAGAAAAGACTAATAGCGAGAATGTCTAAGGCAAAGGGCCTCAGAGAGCTAAAAGAGTGCAGTGAAATAGAAACACCCTGAAAAGTGGCTTAACACAAGCAGGCGAGTGAACAAAAACACACTACAAACATCAAGACAGCAAGGGAGAAGCAGTGTCCAATAACGCGCCCATCGGCATTTTTGATAGCGGTGTGGGGGGACTGACTGTGGCGCGGGCGGTCGTGGACCTACTGCCGCGGGAAAATATCGTCTATATCGGTGATACCGCAAATTCGCCGTATGGAGATAAACCGTTGGCGCAGGTGCGGCAATTATCGACAGCTATTGCCGATGAGTTGGTGGAGCGCGGCTGCAAAATGATCGTGGTGGCCTGTAATTCGGCCAGCTCGGCTTTTATTCGGGACGCACGGGAGCGCTATCCAGTGCCAGTGGTCGAGGTGATTTTGCCCGCGGTGCGCCGTGCGGTTGCTGCGACCCGAAACGGGAAGGTGGGAGTGATCGGCACGCAGGCCACGGTGACCAGTGGGAGCTACCAGGACCTTTTTGCGGCTAGCCCCAACGTAGATGTCACGGCACAGGCCTGTCCGCAGTTTGTCCCGTTCGTGGAACGGGGAATTACTACCGGACGGCAGATTGTGGGGTTGGCGGAAAACTACTTGGAACCCCTGAAAGATGCAGATGTGGACACCGTGGTGTTGGGGTGCACGCATTACCCGTTGCTGGCTGGGGTGGTGCAGTTGGTGATGGGGGATGACGTGACGTTGGTGAACTCCGCTGATGAAACCGCGAAGATGGTCTACCGGCGGCTCAGCGAGCTGGACCTACTGGCGGATGAGGATCCGAATAGGAATGTGGAACTGGTGTTTGAGTCCACCGGGGATCCCACACGATTTGCCCATTTGGCGCAACGGTTCTTGGGCCCGGCGATCACGGATGTCTCGCGCATTCCAGATATGCTGCAGTAGCGATGGCGGGCGCGTTTGAGGCTAAGGGTTATGCAGATTCCAACAACCCAAGTGGTCCGGACGTGCTGCAATAGTGATAACGGCAATTGTAGTCGTCCGTTTATCCGCTCCGCGTGACGAATCCAAGTTTGGGGGAGCCAATGTGAGATTGCCCCAACTTAACCGTGGTTAATACCAAATTCTGCTGGAATTCATGTAACAATCTGCAGGTATGGAACTGGTAGTGCTCGGCTGCTCCGGCAGCGTTGCTGGCCCACAAGCGCCAGCCTCTGGATACCTAGTGCGCAGCGAGGGCACGGAAGACCTGTTGATGGATATCGGCCCTGGGGTTCTGGCAGCGATGCAGGCTGCCGGGGACATTGACCCTGCGCAATGCCACATGGCTTTTTCCCACATGCATGCTGATCACTGCCTGGATTTTCCCTCCCTTTTGGTGTGGCGCCGTTTCCATCCCACGGCTCCCTCTGGGCGGGTGCATGATTTGATCGGCCCGCGCATCGCGTTCGACCATTTGTCGCACGCAGCCGGCGATTTTCCCGATCAGCCGGATGATTTTTCCGATACCTTCGCCGTCTCTCACTATCGGGTGGGAACTTCTCAATTCGACGCCACGCGCTGGCCGTGTACGACCATGGGCGGATTACAGGTTTTTGCTGCCGAAGCAGTGCATACAACTGAGAGCTACCTCTTGCGAGTGCATGATACGCAGGGGGCGAGTGTGGTTTATACGGGTGATACTGCGTACACCGAACACCTTGTAAACCTCGCTCAGGGCGCGGATGTATTGGTGTGTGAAGCCACCTGGTGCGATCGCGATTCTGGCATGCCGCAGGGTATGCACATGAGTGGGCATGACGCCGGTAGGGTGGCGGCTGCAGCGGGAGTGGGGAAGCTCATCCTCACACACATTCCGCCGTGGGGCGATGCACAGTGTGCCTTGGCTGCGGCGAAGCAGCATTTTGACGGCCCAGCGGAAGTGGCCTACCCGGGGATGCGCGTGCGCTGGGGGATGTAGCTGCAGGGGGTTTCTCCGCTGTGCTCAGTGTGGCGAGTGTGCAGGGGTGTGCGGCGGGTGTGTGGCTGAACTTTGACTCAGTGTGATGAATGTGCAGCAGAAGTCCAACAAAAACGCGTCATTTTGTCGGAGTTCTGCTGCACATTGTGCGTGCAAGGGGTGGGGGATGTCGCGAGGGCCGGGGATGACCTGAGCGCGGGGGATGTCGCGAGCGGAACGTATGCTGGCAACCATGACTAATCCAGT containing:
- a CDS encoding MBL fold metallo-hydrolase gives rise to the protein MELVVLGCSGSVAGPQAPASGYLVRSEGTEDLLMDIGPGVLAAMQAAGDIDPAQCHMAFSHMHADHCLDFPSLLVWRRFHPTAPSGRVHDLIGPRIAFDHLSHAAGDFPDQPDDFSDTFAVSHYRVGTSQFDATRWPCTTMGGLQVFAAEAVHTTESYLLRVHDTQGASVVYTGDTAYTEHLVNLAQGADVLVCEATWCDRDSGMPQGMHMSGHDAGRVAAAAGVGKLILTHIPPWGDAQCALAAAKQHFDGPAEVAYPGMRVRWGM
- the murI gene encoding glutamate racemase; amino-acid sequence: MSNNAPIGIFDSGVGGLTVARAVVDLLPRENIVYIGDTANSPYGDKPLAQVRQLSTAIADELVERGCKMIVVACNSASSAFIRDARERYPVPVVEVILPAVRRAVAATRNGKVGVIGTQATVTSGSYQDLFAASPNVDVTAQACPQFVPFVERGITTGRQIVGLAENYLEPLKDADVDTVVLGCTHYPLLAGVVQLVMGDDVTLVNSADETAKMVYRRLSELDLLADEDPNRNVELVFESTGDPTRFAHLAQRFLGPAITDVSRIPDMLQ
- a CDS encoding rhomboid family intramembrane serine protease, with translation MKTARIRSAISATVSFLAIIWIIQFINFLSGMRLTAYGIHPLTPEGLVGIILAPFLHADFGHLMANSSIALIVVFLVALSGRRVLWLSSIVIALVAGIGTWLFGGSGTVHIGASGVIFGWLTFLIVRGLFTRQLLQILLGGVVLFSYGSVLWGVLPTTPGVSWQGHLFGAIGGLVAAWLVGRRNLMAGMRVASV